In Atribacterota bacterium, the genomic window CCCAGACCAGCCATTCTCTATGCAGTTGGCCACTGGATGCGGGAAGGAAAGATGGAACCAGAAAATGTCCAAAAGTGCTGTATCTCCTTCGTCAGGTGTGGTTTCGTGGTTCTGGTCTATGACCCCATAGGACAGGGGGAACGAGGAGCAAGCTTTCTTGACCATGGTCATCGGGATCTACTTTTACTGGGTTACTCGCAAGCAGGGATGATGGTGTGGGAAAGCATCAGGGCTCTGGACTACCTCATGAGTCGAGATGAGGTCGATGGAAACCGGATTGGTATGACCGGAGCCTCAGGAGGCGGTTTGAATACCCTCTACACCAGCGCCGTCGACCCGCGGATCATTGCCACAGCACCAGTGTGCTATGTGACCTCCTTTCCACGGTTTCTTCGGGCCATGAGGGGAATGGACTGGAATGGAGGTATCGACCTCTGCAATCAAGTACCGGGCGTCATCGCATACGCCGGCATGGAGGGAACTTGTGCCCTGATTGCCCCCCGCGCCCTATGCATCATCAACGCTATAGAAGACCCCCAATTTCCGGTCGAAGGAGCCGAAGAAGTGGTGAGGGTCGTAAGCCCTGTCTTTGAGCACCTGGGGGTAAAGGACAGGTTGAGTTTTTTTGCCGTTCCTTCTGGTCACGGGTACTCTGAACCGGCGCAAAGAGTTGCCTGTCAATTTTTCCAAAAGTGGTTATCCGAAGACGGCGATACAGCTTTTGAGGACCGGATGGGCCATTTCAAAGTGGTTGCACATCAGGATGGTCAATGGGAGTGTTTTCCCTGGAGACAAACGGTCTCCTCAGGACCGGTTCTCTACGAATTCTCCCGTCGTGAACTCACCCGCTGGCAGAATATACGGAAAAGGTATTCCTCCGACATCACCCAACTTCGCGACTTTGCAAAAAAACAGCTGATTTCCCTACTGAACCTTAATATCCATTCCCTTGCCCCTCGTCTTTTGTCTTGCGAACAAAAGAAGGATGAGTTTTGGGGGGAAAAGGTCCTTCTTGAAACCGAACCGGGCATTACCGTTCCCCTCTATCTCATCTCCCCTCTCTCCGGTGTAACTCCGCCAAAAGAAGCCGTGGTCATCGACGACCGGGGAAAGTTCTATGGTCTTCTCGAAGAAGTATCCACCAGTCTTTTGCAGGCTGGTTTTCGCTGCATTACCTTCGACGTGCGGGGAACCGGTGAGACAGTACCCCGCCCACCAGCGTATCGTACCGTCGCTACCCTGGAAGGGACTCTGGCTCAGGTGGCGAGTGGTCCTGAAGACACCTTAGAGTTTGAAATCGCCACCAATGCTCTGATGATGGACTCCAGTCTCGTTGCCCAACAGGTATTCGATGTACTTTCGGTCCTTTCCTGGTTTTTCTCGTACACCCAACTTCCGGAAAACGATTTCCGGAAAATCGGCGTTGTCGCCTCAGGTCCCCGGAGTTGCTTCATTGCTCTTCTGGCGAGTCTCCTCACAGAACGTATCGGCTGGTTGGCGCTCCATAATCCGCTCTGTGATTTTGCCTCCGGCGTGGGAAAGGCCGAAACCGATATCCCCATGGGGATGTACATTTTTGGTTTTCTGCGATACTTCGACCTCCCGGATCTGATGACACTTCTTGTCCCTCGCCCTCTTCTGGTCAACGCTCCTTTGAATGCTTTTCGCGAAACCATTCCTCTGGAGGAGGCAAATGACATCTACGGTCCTACTCAGGAGGCTTACCGAAAGGTGGGAAAAGAAACCCATTTTGTCCTGGAACATCACCCATCGTTTTCCGAGCTCCTCTCCCGGAGAGTCAGTCTTTTTGACCTTACCCCGAACACGGAGGTACCCCAATGAAGCCCTACTCGTCACGAGAACTGGTTCTCCAGCTCTTTGCCGGTAAAAAAATCAACCTGGTTCCAAATTTTGACCTCCTTCGGAACCGCCAAGCGGTGGAGTTCTACGCGGGAAAACCCCTTACCGGACAAAAAGAAGACTGGACTGTGGTCGGAGCCGCTTGCCAAAGAGTACTGGATATGACCCGAACCCTGCGCGTACCCACTTTGCAACCCTACCAACGTGAGGAAAATGGATTTACCATCCTTTACACCGACTGGACAAGCTGGATTCTCAGGAAACCTTTTTCGGATTACCGTTCATTCATCAACTGGGTCAAGGAAGACGTGACACAGGTGGGCAATGAAACCGTTTCCGAAGAGCTGATTGAGAACACCAAAAAAGACTGGGAATGGAAACGGTCACTTTTGGGGGATACGGTGCTTCTGTGGCATGAACCCGAAGGGTGGTTCTACACCCTGTACAATAAAGCTGGCTTAGAAAACTTCATCTACCTAAGCTATGATGATCCCCTGCTCTTTTCGGAATGGATTGAAGTGCATTTCCAACATAAACTCCGCATGGTAAAAGCCCTGGCCGACCCCAGCACCACGCCCATTGCTTTCATCGGTGAAGACATTGCCCACAAGACCGGTTTGATTTTCTCTCCTCACCTTCTGGAAAAGGAGTTCTTTCCCAGATTGAAAACCCTCTGTGAGGTCCTCCACCAAAGGGGGGTGAAGGTGATTTTTCATTCTGATGGAAACCTCTGGGAGGTGCTTGACATGCTTATGGCATGCGAAATTGACGCCCTCAACCCCCTGGAACCCGAAGCAGGCATGGACCTCGAAAAAGTCCGACTGGCATGTCCGGACAAGGTCATTTTAATCGGTAACCTCGACTGTAGTTACCTCTTACCCTTCGGCGAAAAACGGGATATCGAAAGGGAAATCAAGCGAATCGTCGGTGTAGCCCGGGAGAGCGGGAGGGTCATTTTCGCTTCGAGTAGCGAACTCCATGATGGCATTCCCTTGGAAAAGATTCAGTTCATGTTCGAGACCTTTCAAAAACATCGACTCATTCCCTGACGGCAATGACGCATTGGGTTGATGTTTCCAAAACCTGGATAGAACAGGGAGGAATAACCATGCAAAGTCGAGAACGAGTGAAACTGGCCTTAGAGCACCAGGAACCTGATCGAGTGCCGCTCGATTTTGAAGCGCGCCAAGAGGTAACCCGTGGTCTTTGTGCCCTTCTCGGTTTACCCGATGAGGAAACCTTGCTCTCCTTTTTCGGGATTGACATCCGGAGGGCATCCTTAGAACCGGGGGAAGAATTTCGCAAACAGGGAGCTTTCTTCCATCCCCGACGGAAATGGGTAATTCAGATTGCCCCAGAGGGCGTTTTTCAAGATGAGTTTGGTATCCAGTACCGCACCGATGAAGAGGACCGATATTTTGGATTTGTCAGTGCACCTCTCGCTCAGGACGAAGCGCTTGAACACTACCACTTTCCCGACCCGGGGGAAGAATGCCGTTACGAAAGCATCAAGAGCGTTCTGGTAAAACACAAAGACCACTTTTTCATCGAAGCCGACGCAACCTTAACCCTTTTCGAACAAGCCTGGCAGATGAGCGGTTTTGAACACTTCATGTACAACATGCGCTATAACCCCACATGGGTGGAAAAACTCTTAGACCAGATTTTGGCGTTTCGCATGGTCCAGTGCGGGCAGTACGCCAAACTCGGCGTGGACATCATTTGCCTCGGTGATGACTTTGGCATGCAAGACCGGATGATGGTCCATCCTGATCTCTGGAGGCGGTTCTTTAAACCACGCATGAAAACCTTAATCCAAAGCTATAAAACGATTAAACCAGATGTCTACACCCGTTACCACAGCGATGGGTTCATCATACCCATCATTCCAGACCTCATTGAAATCGGCATCGATATTTTAAACCCTATCCAGCCAGAATCGATGGACCTCAAAGAAATTAAGAACAATTTCGGTACCCACCTTACCCTGCACGGCACCATTTCGGTCCAGAGCCTGCTTCCCTTCGCTACCGAAGAAGAAATTCAGAGGGAAGTGACGCGAATCATCGAAATCTGTGCTCCAGGGGGTGGTTATATCTTAGCCCCCACCCATGCCATCCAAATGGACACCCCCTTAGGCAACGTGATTCAAACGTACGACACAGCCAAACACTGGCGGTATTCCCAATCCCATCATGGTGAATCCG contains:
- a CDS encoding prolyl oligopeptidase family serine peptidase, which codes for MKTGQGLLDWFTKKEEESQTKRTYAAMMSDYLETQVDRMNERNQARLSEGTFFLQQDQIRKRLLSSLGLNPLPPRTPLHARCVGKIDPAEYVIEKIIFEPRPHFLTPAHLYLPRHRPFPRPAILYAVGHWMREGKMEPENVQKCCISFVRCGFVVLVYDPIGQGERGASFLDHGHRDLLLLGYSQAGMMVWESIRALDYLMSRDEVDGNRIGMTGASGGGLNTLYTSAVDPRIIATAPVCYVTSFPRFLRAMRGMDWNGGIDLCNQVPGVIAYAGMEGTCALIAPRALCIINAIEDPQFPVEGAEEVVRVVSPVFEHLGVKDRLSFFAVPSGHGYSEPAQRVACQFFQKWLSEDGDTAFEDRMGHFKVVAHQDGQWECFPWRQTVSSGPVLYEFSRRELTRWQNIRKRYSSDITQLRDFAKKQLISLLNLNIHSLAPRLLSCEQKKDEFWGEKVLLETEPGITVPLYLISPLSGVTPPKEAVVIDDRGKFYGLLEEVSTSLLQAGFRCITFDVRGTGETVPRPPAYRTVATLEGTLAQVASGPEDTLEFEIATNALMMDSSLVAQQVFDVLSVLSWFFSYTQLPENDFRKIGVVASGPRSCFIALLASLLTERIGWLALHNPLCDFASGVGKAETDIPMGMYIFGFLRYFDLPDLMTLLVPRPLLVNAPLNAFRETIPLEEANDIYGPTQEAYRKVGKETHFVLEHHPSFSELLSRRVSLFDLTPNTEVPQ
- a CDS encoding uroporphyrinogen decarboxylase family protein; the protein is MKPYSSRELVLQLFAGKKINLVPNFDLLRNRQAVEFYAGKPLTGQKEDWTVVGAACQRVLDMTRTLRVPTLQPYQREENGFTILYTDWTSWILRKPFSDYRSFINWVKEDVTQVGNETVSEELIENTKKDWEWKRSLLGDTVLLWHEPEGWFYTLYNKAGLENFIYLSYDDPLLFSEWIEVHFQHKLRMVKALADPSTTPIAFIGEDIAHKTGLIFSPHLLEKEFFPRLKTLCEVLHQRGVKVIFHSDGNLWEVLDMLMACEIDALNPLEPEAGMDLEKVRLACPDKVILIGNLDCSYLLPFGEKRDIEREIKRIVGVARESGRVIFASSSELHDGIPLEKIQFMFETFQKHRLIP
- a CDS encoding uroporphyrinogen decarboxylase family protein, with protein sequence MQSRERVKLALEHQEPDRVPLDFEARQEVTRGLCALLGLPDEETLLSFFGIDIRRASLEPGEEFRKQGAFFHPRRKWVIQIAPEGVFQDEFGIQYRTDEEDRYFGFVSAPLAQDEALEHYHFPDPGEECRYESIKSVLVKHKDHFFIEADATLTLFEQAWQMSGFEHFMYNMRYNPTWVEKLLDQILAFRMVQCGQYAKLGVDIICLGDDFGMQDRMMVHPDLWRRFFKPRMKTLIQSYKTIKPDVYTRYHSDGFIIPIIPDLIEIGIDILNPIQPESMDLKEIKNNFGTHLTLHGTISVQSLLPFATEEEIQREVTRIIEICAPGGGYILAPTHAIQMDTPLGNVIQTYDTAKHWRYSQSHHGESGREKRS